In the Wyeomyia smithii strain HCP4-BCI-WySm-NY-G18 chromosome 2, ASM2978416v1, whole genome shotgun sequence genome, one interval contains:
- the LOC129721403 gene encoding methyltransferase-like protein 22 yields the protein MATFEVTSELYSETNFTTTDTANGNSISKFMFTYPCRDKQLDDHEKNGKKDVLKKDSSMVCNDDLYKQSKYLCSQKNSKSVKSGDREDENLEMPSKNCFMIDKDGDLLLARKQQGVIEIEHQKSTNLSLVGLQIWRGALLLADYILHNEKKFKNRKILELGSGVGLTSIVSSFFAREVICTDINVGGLLDLIQANIARNAYLSDPECKVSVTELDFTTKYEDYSDDLKNQLQDVEYVITADVIYDDTITEAFVLTLESLLLELPKLKSVYIALEKRYVFTLEDMDSVAPSYEHFLRVFYKRNKRFGITRWKLSQVSLNFPRYFEYEKVKELVLIKISN from the exons ATGGCAACATTTGAAGTTACCTCGGAACTTTATTCCGAGACAAATTTCACAACAACGGATACGGCCAATGGAA ATAGCATTTCTAAATTTATGTTCACGTATCCATGTAGAGACAAACAGTTAGATGATCATGAAAAGAATGGTAAAAAGGATGTTTTAAAAAAAGATTCAAGTATGGTGTGCAACGATGATCTTTATAAGCAAAGCAAATATTTGTGTTCGCAAAAAAACTCGAAAAGCGTGAAAAGTGGTGATCGAGAGGACGAAAACCTTGAAATGCCAAGTAAGAATTGTTTCATGATCGATAAAGATGGTGATTTACTTTTAGCAAGAAAACAACAAGGCGTGATTGAAATAG AGCATCAAAAGTCAACGAATCTCAGTCTAGTTGGACTACAAATTTGGCGCGGGGCGCTGCTTCTTGCGGATTACATTCTGCATAacgagaaaaaatttaaaaatagaaaaattctgGAGTTGGGATCTGGCGTTGGATTAACTAGCATAGTATCAAGTTTTTTTGCTCGTGAAGTTATTTGTACCG ATATAAATGTTGGAGGCCTATTAGATCTTATTCAAGCAAACATTGCACGGAATGCTTATTTATCAGATCCAGAATGCAAAGTGTCTGTTACAGAATTAGATTTTACAACTAAATATGAAGATTATTCTGATGATTTAAAAAACCAGCTGCAAGATGTAGAATACGTAATAACTGCTGATG TCATATACGATGACACTATTACGGAAGCATTTGTCCTTACATTGGAAAGTTTGTTACTTGAATTGCCAAAACTTAAAAGCGTTTACATAGCTTTGGAGAAACGCTATGTGTTTACTCTAGAAGACATGGATTCAGTGGCGCCTAGTTACGAACATTTTTTGAGAGTTTtttataaaagaaataaaagatTTGGTATTACACGGTGGAAGCTCTCTCAAGTGTCTCTGAATTTTCCGCGTTATTTTGAATACGAGAAAGTAAAAGAGCTTGtattgataaaaatttctaACTGA